A genomic window from Brevibacillus agri includes:
- a CDS encoding ATP-binding protein has translation MFGWSEQEVIGDKLPTIPDFLQEDYEKLHAEIVRNRHVTSYETVRQRKDGTLLNVSTFISPLSDAKGNLIAFVAIQRDITEHKRMEAALIENAKQLRTLINAMPDSVCFKEGEGHWIEANDCCLRIFELEHVPYQGKHDEELARLSPHYRSALLQCAESDKRAWEEGKPVRLEEIIFVSREESRIFDVRKVPLFDPDGRRIGLLVISHDITELKKTEELLRKSEKLSVVGQLAAGVAHEIRNPLTSIRGFIQFIQEGNYKREYFQTILSELDRIQSVVNEFLVLAKPQVINFTPRNLSPLLHQVVELLQTEAILNNVQITVELDETATMVNCEENQLKQVFINILKNAIEAMPNGGRITIQLQQLGDSLSVRIQDQGEGIGEERIQKLGEPFYTTKEKGTGLGLMISYKIIQAHQGNMKISSQRNKGTTVEITLPVCASFA, from the coding sequence ATGTTCGGGTGGAGCGAGCAGGAAGTGATCGGCGACAAGCTGCCGACGATTCCCGATTTTTTGCAGGAAGATTATGAGAAGCTGCACGCGGAAATCGTGCGAAACCGCCATGTGACCTCGTATGAGACGGTGCGGCAGCGCAAGGACGGCACGTTGCTTAACGTCAGTACATTCATTTCCCCGCTCTCTGATGCAAAAGGCAATCTGATCGCTTTTGTCGCGATTCAGCGTGACATTACAGAGCATAAACGGATGGAGGCCGCGCTGATCGAAAATGCCAAGCAGTTGCGGACGTTAATCAACGCCATGCCCGATTCCGTCTGCTTCAAGGAAGGCGAGGGCCACTGGATCGAGGCAAACGACTGCTGCCTGCGCATTTTTGAGCTGGAGCATGTCCCGTACCAGGGCAAGCACGACGAGGAGCTGGCGCGACTGTCCCCCCATTACCGGAGCGCGTTGCTGCAATGCGCCGAGTCGGACAAGCGGGCGTGGGAAGAGGGCAAGCCTGTCCGCCTGGAAGAGATCATTTTCGTCAGTCGGGAAGAATCGCGCATTTTTGACGTGCGCAAAGTTCCACTCTTCGACCCGGACGGCAGGCGCATCGGCCTGTTGGTCATCAGCCACGACATTACCGAGCTGAAAAAGACCGAGGAACTGCTGCGAAAATCAGAAAAGCTGTCTGTCGTCGGCCAGTTGGCCGCAGGCGTCGCGCACGAAATCCGCAACCCGCTGACCTCGATTCGCGGCTTCATCCAGTTCATTCAGGAGGGCAACTACAAGCGGGAGTATTTTCAGACGATCCTCTCCGAGCTGGATCGCATCCAATCGGTCGTGAACGAATTTTTGGTGCTCGCCAAGCCGCAGGTCATCAACTTCACGCCGCGCAACCTTTCGCCGCTCTTGCATCAGGTAGTAGAGCTGCTGCAAACCGAGGCGATTTTAAACAACGTCCAGATCACGGTGGAGCTGGACGAGACTGCCACGATGGTCAATTGCGAAGAAAATCAATTAAAGCAGGTCTTTATCAATATTTTAAAAAATGCGATCGAAGCCATGCCAAACGGCGGGCGCATCACGATTCAGCTCCAGCAGCTCGGCGACAGCCTTTCTGTGCGCATTCAGGACCAGGGAGAGGGGATAGGCGAAGAGCGCATCCAGAAGCTGGGCGAGCCGTTTTATACGACGAAAGAAAAGGGAACAGGTCTCGGCCTGATGATTAGCTACAAAATCATCCAAGCTCATCAAGGGAACATGAAAATCAGCAGCCAGCGGAACAAGGGAACAACGGTGGAGATTACGCTGCCGGTATGTGCGTCCTTTGCATGA
- a CDS encoding Fis family transcriptional regulator translates to MNQRIALDRFANLSQERVKLELEWERFVSGISERPAIRPLMYESWQRCQEQSIHPLSNRTAITLSREEIEAFWQGDSLQRILKPLLLKLKDASMDSGHLVTFCNAAGDIVHLDGDLSLMLKAEDMNFVLGSSWAENRAGTNAIGTSLVTGSPVQVFAAEHFCQEVQKWTCSAAPIRDPATRDILGVFNLTGLWRVYHPHSLSAVISARQTVESCLRNQLEQERFRLTERFSQLVSSVVGSPFLVLDRGGKVINASNMLYEQGWIDNQQNLIGAPPNVRVERAGSDRRQAADDSRFFAGRL, encoded by the coding sequence ATGAATCAGCGGATAGCTCTGGATAGGTTTGCTAATCTTTCACAAGAAAGAGTAAAGCTTGAACTGGAGTGGGAACGATTTGTTTCAGGAATCAGTGAAAGACCGGCCATTCGACCGCTGATGTACGAATCTTGGCAACGCTGTCAGGAGCAAAGCATCCATCCTCTGAGCAACCGAACAGCGATCACCCTGTCCCGGGAAGAGATTGAGGCCTTTTGGCAGGGTGACTCGCTTCAGCGCATACTCAAGCCGCTTCTGTTGAAGCTGAAGGATGCTTCGATGGACTCCGGCCACCTGGTTACGTTTTGCAACGCGGCAGGCGATATCGTCCATCTCGATGGCGACTTGTCGCTGATGCTGAAAGCAGAAGACATGAATTTCGTCCTCGGCTCGTCCTGGGCAGAGAATCGGGCAGGGACGAACGCCATCGGGACTTCCCTTGTGACAGGAAGCCCGGTGCAGGTGTTTGCCGCCGAGCATTTTTGCCAGGAGGTGCAAAAATGGACGTGCTCGGCCGCTCCTATCCGCGACCCGGCCACCCGCGATATTTTGGGGGTGTTCAACCTGACAGGCTTGTGGCGGGTTTACCATCCGCACTCGCTGTCAGCGGTGATCTCCGCGAGGCAAACGGTGGAAAGCTGTTTGCGCAATCAACTGGAGCAGGAGCGGTTTCGCCTGACGGAGCGCTTTTCCCAGCTCGTGTCCTCGGTTGTCGGCAGTCCTTTTCTGGTGCTGGACCGCGGGGGCAAGGTCATCAACGCTTCGAACATGCTGTACGAACAGGGCTGGATAGACAACCAACAAAATTTGATCGGCGCACCGCCAAATGTTCGGGTGGAGCGAGCAGGAAGTGATCGGCGACAAGCTGCCGACGATTCCCGATTTTTTGCAGGAAGATTATGA
- a CDS encoding zinc-dependent alcohol dehydrogenase family protein — MRAAQILEQQKPLYIGEVPDPTPGPKDVIVRVEACGVCRSDWHAWMGDWDWIGLSPQLPIIPGHELGGVVEAVGKEVKNFRPGDRVTTPFHEGCSHCANCLSGHSNRCDNMAIFGFSYDGAYAEYVKVPNGDFNLIRLPDEVDTLTAAAIGCRYMTGYHGVVRGNVQPGNWLAVHGAGGVGLSSVQVASAVGAMVIAVDVDDAKLAKAKEEGAVAVVNARKENVVEAIKEITKGGAHASIDALGIRDTILNSVLSLRKGGRHVQIGLTTKDEGGMVGLPIDAITAMELEIVGSIGNPHAAYDGLLTMIAQGRLNPSSLVSREVALDDVSGILEDMTNYNTFGFNVITKFR; from the coding sequence ATGAGAGCGGCGCAAATATTGGAGCAACAAAAACCACTTTACATCGGGGAGGTGCCGGACCCGACGCCGGGTCCAAAAGACGTCATCGTCCGGGTAGAGGCGTGCGGGGTATGCCGCAGTGACTGGCATGCGTGGATGGGCGACTGGGACTGGATCGGGTTGAGTCCGCAGTTGCCGATTATTCCGGGCCATGAGCTGGGAGGTGTCGTCGAGGCGGTCGGCAAGGAAGTGAAAAACTTCCGTCCCGGCGATCGCGTGACCACGCCTTTCCACGAAGGATGCTCGCATTGCGCCAATTGCCTCTCCGGGCATTCCAACCGCTGCGACAACATGGCGATCTTCGGATTCAGCTACGATGGCGCATACGCGGAATACGTCAAGGTGCCGAACGGAGACTTTAACCTGATCCGTCTGCCCGACGAGGTGGACACGTTGACGGCTGCGGCCATCGGCTGCCGCTACATGACAGGGTATCACGGCGTCGTGCGCGGAAACGTCCAGCCGGGCAACTGGCTTGCCGTACACGGGGCAGGCGGCGTAGGCTTGTCCTCGGTGCAGGTCGCAAGCGCTGTCGGCGCCATGGTCATCGCCGTGGATGTAGACGACGCAAAACTGGCAAAAGCAAAAGAAGAGGGCGCCGTCGCGGTCGTCAACGCCAGGAAGGAAAACGTCGTCGAAGCGATCAAGGAAATCACGAAGGGCGGGGCGCACGCCTCGATTGATGCCCTGGGGATACGCGATACGATCCTCAACTCGGTTCTGAGCCTGCGCAAAGGCGGCAGGCATGTGCAGATCGGCCTGACGACAAAAGACGAAGGCGGTATGGTCGGGCTGCCGATTGACGCGATTACCGCGATGGAACTGGAGATTGTCGGCAGCATCGGCAATCCGCACGCCGCCTATGACGGCTTGCTGACCATGATTGCCCAGGGCAGGCTGAATCCGTCCTCGCTCGTTTCCCGCGAGGTAGCGCTCGACGATGTGTCTGGCATCCTGGAGGATATGACGAACTACAACACGTTCGGATTCAACGTCATTACAAAATTCCGGTAG
- a CDS encoding aldehyde dehydrogenase family protein has product MTQTANISLDPRVEAFLAGGPKKLFIGGEFVASASGKTFETIDPATGKAITSVYEADAEDVELAVQAAEKTLAGAWAKVTPSERGRLLWKLADLMEEHAEALAQLETIDNGKPVTHARVADIPLAIDHFRYYAGWSTKLAGEVINNSAGPNMLTYTRREPVGVVGQIIPWNFPLLLAAWKLGAALATGNAVILKSAEQTPLTAIYLAELIQQAGFPEGVVNIITGFGPTAGAAITNHPRIRKVAFTGSTEVGKLIMQQAAGNLKRVSLELGGKSPNIIFPDADFSKAIPGALMGIFFNQGQVCCAGSRLFVHKKVYDNVLADMTSFASKMKQGNGLDESTEIGPLVSSEQFARVSGYLQKGHEEGATSLTGGAPLDGPGYFVPPTIFADVNERMTIAREEIFGPVVAAMPFDDEAQIADVIRRANDTEYGLAAGVWTTDLRKAHKVAHALEAGTVWVNCYNALDAAVPFGGYKQSGYGREMGSYALDLYTQVKAVWVNLD; this is encoded by the coding sequence GTGACGCAGACGGCAAACATCTCACTGGACCCTCGCGTGGAAGCTTTTTTGGCGGGCGGGCCGAAAAAGCTGTTCATTGGCGGGGAGTTTGTAGCATCGGCATCGGGAAAGACGTTTGAGACGATTGATCCGGCAACAGGCAAGGCGATTACTTCGGTGTACGAGGCAGATGCCGAAGACGTGGAACTGGCGGTGCAGGCAGCCGAAAAGACGCTTGCGGGCGCGTGGGCAAAAGTGACGCCGAGCGAGCGGGGCCGCTTGCTGTGGAAGCTGGCCGACCTGATGGAAGAGCACGCCGAGGCGCTCGCGCAGCTCGAGACGATCGACAACGGCAAGCCCGTCACGCATGCCCGCGTCGCCGATATTCCGCTGGCGATTGACCATTTCCGCTATTACGCTGGCTGGTCGACGAAGCTCGCGGGCGAAGTCATCAACAACTCGGCCGGACCGAACATGCTGACCTACACGCGCCGCGAGCCTGTCGGGGTCGTCGGGCAGATCATTCCGTGGAATTTCCCGCTGCTTTTGGCGGCGTGGAAGCTGGGGGCGGCTCTGGCGACAGGCAACGCCGTCATTTTGAAAAGTGCCGAGCAAACGCCGCTCACCGCCATCTATTTGGCTGAGCTGATCCAGCAGGCCGGCTTCCCCGAAGGCGTGGTCAACATCATCACGGGCTTTGGTCCGACGGCAGGCGCTGCGATCACGAACCATCCGCGCATCCGCAAAGTGGCGTTCACCGGATCGACAGAGGTTGGCAAGCTTATTATGCAGCAAGCCGCTGGCAACTTGAAGCGGGTGTCGCTGGAACTGGGCGGCAAGTCGCCGAACATCATTTTCCCGGACGCCGATTTTTCCAAGGCGATTCCCGGCGCGCTGATGGGCATTTTCTTCAACCAGGGACAGGTGTGCTGCGCAGGCTCGCGGCTGTTCGTCCATAAAAAAGTGTACGACAACGTCCTCGCCGACATGACGAGCTTCGCCTCGAAAATGAAGCAGGGCAACGGGCTGGACGAGTCTACCGAGATCGGGCCGCTCGTATCGAGCGAGCAGTTTGCGCGGGTGTCGGGCTACCTGCAAAAAGGGCATGAGGAAGGCGCGACCTCGCTGACGGGAGGCGCACCGCTGGACGGGCCGGGCTACTTTGTGCCGCCGACGATTTTTGCCGATGTGAACGAGCGGATGACGATTGCCCGCGAAGAAATTTTTGGCCCGGTCGTCGCAGCGATGCCGTTTGACGACGAAGCGCAGATTGCCGATGTCATCCGGCGGGCAAACGACACCGAGTACGGGCTGGCTGCTGGCGTCTGGACGACAGACTTGCGCAAGGCGCACAAAGTCGCGCACGCGCTCGAAGCGGGCACCGTCTGGGTCAACTGCTACAATGCGCTGGACGCAGCCGTGCCGTTTGGCGGCTACAAGCAGTCCGGGTACGGGCGGGAAATGGGCTCGTATGCGCTCGATTTGTACACACAGGTAAAAGCGGTCTGGGTCAATCTGGATTAA
- a CDS encoding sigma-54-dependent Fis family transcriptional regulator, whose protein sequence is MTAKDAILEEAQFRQYREQKEEFMRTVDPTMEHLAYWLKSSYSIVVLCDPSGYILESKGDPAFLKDTEKIQVHRGACWSEQVRGTNSAGTVIVEQKPLAVVGTDHYLPSNHMLYCAASPIFDPYGELVAVLDFSGHSAMYHPSLLGMVDVMARKIEDWLLIHRPDRQMVISLYPEQSAKHHALLAVDQDGVVTGGNREAQQLLHLDKKRFGQVHLTELIADIEPLLGRQKDTAAALTMPLHAKASGQRHWHAKVLIDTRPPQLAASPPSRPKPTRPPNRTGLTSFDELYGQDEQFLAAIRLAKRAAKTDYTVMLFGESGTGKDVVSQAIHLESNRADKPFVAINCGAIPKSLLESELFGYEPGAFTGAKQSGQPGKIEQAHQGTLFLDEIAEMPLEMQVALLRVLQDFTVHRVGGTKPIHVDVRIITATHTDLWQKVQEGSFRADLFYRLQGVQITLPPLRERADRLQLAALLLQGIEAQLGTGPLTLSASAKKLIESYSWPGNVRQLAAALREAAFLSEGGTIEQASFPAYILSSYSPPEAIELAAPTANTEKNEIVEVLRQTGGNVSQTARILGIGRNTVYRKLKKLLDQDGPHP, encoded by the coding sequence TTGACAGCAAAGGATGCCATACTGGAGGAAGCCCAGTTCCGGCAGTATCGGGAACAGAAAGAAGAGTTCATGAGAACGGTCGACCCGACGATGGAGCATTTGGCCTATTGGCTGAAAAGCTCGTACTCGATCGTCGTCCTTTGCGATCCATCGGGGTACATCCTCGAAAGCAAAGGCGATCCTGCCTTTCTCAAGGACACGGAAAAAATTCAGGTGCATCGCGGAGCCTGCTGGTCTGAACAGGTGCGCGGGACCAACTCCGCAGGGACAGTCATCGTGGAGCAAAAACCGCTTGCCGTCGTCGGAACCGATCATTACTTGCCTTCCAACCACATGCTTTACTGTGCGGCTTCCCCGATTTTCGACCCGTACGGCGAGCTGGTGGCGGTCCTCGATTTCAGCGGCCATTCTGCCATGTACCACCCTTCCCTTTTGGGCATGGTGGACGTGATGGCGCGCAAAATCGAAGACTGGCTGCTCATCCACCGCCCGGATCGGCAAATGGTCATCTCGCTGTACCCGGAGCAAAGCGCGAAGCACCACGCCTTGCTCGCCGTCGACCAGGACGGAGTCGTCACAGGCGGCAACCGCGAGGCGCAGCAGCTTTTGCACCTGGACAAAAAGCGGTTCGGGCAGGTACACCTGACCGAGCTTATAGCGGACATCGAGCCTTTGCTCGGCAGGCAAAAAGACACAGCGGCAGCGCTCACGATGCCGCTGCATGCCAAAGCCAGCGGACAGCGCCACTGGCACGCCAAAGTCCTGATCGACACACGGCCACCCCAGCTTGCCGCATCCCCGCCCTCCCGACCGAAGCCGACCCGGCCTCCTAATCGGACTGGCCTTACTTCTTTTGATGAGCTGTACGGGCAAGACGAGCAGTTTCTCGCGGCCATTCGCCTCGCCAAACGGGCTGCCAAGACGGATTACACCGTCATGCTCTTCGGTGAAAGCGGCACGGGCAAAGACGTCGTCAGCCAGGCGATCCACCTCGAAAGCAACCGGGCGGACAAGCCGTTTGTCGCGATCAACTGCGGCGCGATTCCGAAAAGTTTGCTGGAAAGCGAGCTGTTCGGCTACGAGCCGGGAGCGTTTACCGGGGCCAAGCAGTCCGGTCAGCCCGGAAAAATCGAACAGGCACACCAGGGGACGCTTTTTCTCGACGAAATCGCCGAGATGCCGCTGGAAATGCAAGTGGCCCTGTTGCGCGTGCTGCAAGACTTTACCGTCCATCGCGTAGGCGGAACGAAGCCGATTCACGTCGACGTGCGAATCATTACCGCCACCCATACGGATTTGTGGCAAAAAGTGCAGGAGGGCAGCTTCCGCGCAGACTTGTTTTACCGCCTGCAAGGCGTGCAGATCACGCTGCCGCCACTGCGCGAGCGCGCGGATCGGCTGCAGCTCGCTGCGCTTTTGCTGCAAGGCATCGAGGCGCAGCTCGGGACAGGCCCGCTTACGCTTTCCGCCAGTGCGAAAAAGCTGATCGAGAGCTACTCCTGGCCGGGGAATGTTCGCCAGCTTGCCGCAGCGCTGCGCGAAGCCGCTTTTCTCTCCGAAGGCGGAACGATTGAGCAGGCGAGCTTCCCCGCCTACATCTTGTCCAGCTACTCCCCGCCCGAAGCGATAGAGCTTGCCGCGCCGACGGCGAACACTGAAAAAAACGAGATTGTCGAGGTGCTGCGGCAAACAGGCGGGAACGTGTCGCAGACGGCGCGCATTTTGGGCATCGGGCGCAACACGGTGTACCGCAAGCTGAAAAAGCTGCTGGACCAGGACGGCCCTCATCCGTAG
- a CDS encoding response regulator gives MLFYVVDDDEAVRLMLTEIIEDENLGEVVGEAEDGSLIDGHMLTMRHVDILLIDLLMPIRDGIEAIRQIRPAFKGKIVMISQVESKDLIAQAYSLGSEYYIIKPVNRIEVVTILQKVIEKIRLEKSIQDIHKSLHSVLQLDQAATGQTRTAKNEKQLREAGQFLLSELGIAGENGSNDLLDILDYLSDYEQTHTFKNGFPALKEIFVAVAEARLGAGAEEAQVMKVVKASEQRVRRAIYQSLNHLASLGLSDLSNWKFENYASQFFDFTFVWKKMAELKNKTAASSDIRINMKKFIQVLYAEARRIQSEA, from the coding sequence ATGCTTTTTTACGTAGTCGATGATGATGAGGCCGTGCGCCTGATGTTGACGGAGATTATTGAGGATGAAAATTTGGGGGAAGTCGTGGGGGAAGCGGAGGACGGATCGCTCATCGACGGGCATATGCTGACGATGCGCCATGTAGACATCTTGCTGATCGATCTGCTCATGCCCATTCGCGACGGGATTGAAGCGATCCGGCAAATTCGCCCGGCGTTCAAGGGAAAGATCGTGATGATTTCCCAGGTAGAATCGAAGGACTTGATCGCGCAAGCCTACTCGCTCGGCAGCGAATACTACATCATCAAGCCCGTCAACCGGATCGAAGTGGTGACGATTTTGCAAAAAGTGATCGAGAAGATTCGGCTGGAAAAATCGATCCAGGACATCCACAAATCGCTGCATTCGGTTTTGCAGCTCGATCAGGCGGCCACGGGCCAGACGCGCACGGCCAAAAACGAAAAGCAGTTGCGCGAGGCGGGACAATTCCTCCTGTCGGAGCTTGGCATTGCGGGCGAGAACGGGAGCAACGATCTACTCGATATTTTGGATTACTTGTCCGACTACGAGCAAACGCACACGTTCAAAAACGGCTTTCCCGCGCTCAAGGAAATTTTCGTCGCGGTGGCCGAAGCCAGGTTGGGAGCAGGGGCAGAAGAAGCGCAGGTCATGAAGGTGGTCAAGGCATCGGAGCAACGGGTGCGAAGGGCGATCTACCAGTCGTTGAACCATTTGGCTTCGCTCGGCCTGTCCGATCTGTCCAACTGGAAATTCGAGAATTACGCGTCGCAGTTTTTTGACTTTACTTTTGTGTGGAAAAAAATGGCGGAGCTGAAAAACAAGACCGCTGCTTCCTCCGATATTCGCATCAATATGAAAAAGTTTATTCAGGTGCTGTATGCCGAGGCCAGACGCATCCAGTCGGAAGCGTGA
- a CDS encoding ATP-binding protein, which produces MHSPLKKDGYLLALMLITVPLAGELKFYPVNETFRISFGAPTFFFFLLLFQRLPAVLPGFLTGLCVVGFRLLLDFYTHSAFDWTASMREHYSSFFFYFSYSLLFYVIRMERFREQTLLIAGIGMVIEVVADLIELLSQYVLFHIVITWGALQEMFVIALSHSFVVLSFLNMIRLYETQAREKQTRAQHEHMLLLISNLYEESIHLKKTLQNAENITVKSFELYQGLQALKSEVGQAAVESFAKKALIIAGEVHEIKKDNQRIFAGLQKLISHENKTDFMDIHQLVDIIMRSNQKYASLLGKQIAFSSTISGEHPHYHAFTLLSLINNIVANAVEAIQQTGRIVIHVDRNGDFVELKIVDDGPGVPPRRNRARRSNRERDRVFHPAADQSCKGERVDDAFLRSR; this is translated from the coding sequence ATGCATTCCCCATTAAAAAAGGACGGGTACCTCCTGGCGCTCATGCTGATTACCGTGCCGCTCGCCGGTGAGTTGAAATTTTATCCGGTCAACGAGACGTTTCGGATCAGCTTTGGCGCGCCTACCTTTTTCTTCTTCTTGCTTTTGTTCCAGCGGCTTCCGGCGGTTTTGCCCGGATTTTTGACAGGGCTTTGCGTGGTCGGCTTTCGGCTGCTGCTCGATTTTTACACGCACAGCGCTTTTGATTGGACGGCTTCCATGCGGGAGCACTACTCCAGCTTTTTTTTCTACTTTTCCTACTCGCTGCTGTTTTACGTCATCCGCATGGAGCGGTTTCGCGAGCAGACGCTATTGATTGCCGGGATCGGGATGGTCATCGAGGTCGTGGCCGACTTGATCGAGCTGCTGTCGCAATACGTCCTGTTCCACATCGTCATCACGTGGGGAGCGCTGCAGGAGATGTTCGTCATCGCGCTGTCGCACAGCTTTGTCGTCCTGAGCTTTTTGAACATGATCCGGCTGTACGAGACGCAGGCGCGGGAAAAGCAGACACGCGCCCAGCACGAGCACATGCTGCTGCTCATTTCCAATTTGTACGAGGAGTCCATTCATCTGAAAAAGACGCTGCAAAACGCGGAGAACATCACCGTCAAGTCGTTTGAGCTGTACCAGGGCTTGCAGGCGTTGAAAAGCGAAGTCGGGCAAGCTGCTGTCGAGTCGTTCGCGAAAAAGGCGCTGATTATCGCCGGGGAAGTCCATGAGATCAAAAAGGACAACCAGCGCATTTTTGCGGGTCTGCAAAAGCTGATTTCGCACGAAAACAAGACGGATTTTATGGACATTCACCAACTGGTGGACATCATCATGCGCTCCAATCAGAAATACGCGAGCCTGTTGGGAAAGCAGATTGCGTTTTCCAGCACGATTTCCGGCGAGCATCCGCACTACCACGCGTTTACGCTGCTGTCGCTCATCAACAACATCGTCGCCAATGCCGTCGAAGCGATCCAGCAGACGGGGCGTATCGTGATCCACGTGGACAGAAACGGCGACTTCGTCGAGCTGAAAATCGTGGACGACGGCCCGGGCGTTCCGCCCCGACGCAACCGCGCACGACGGAGCAACCGGGAGAGGGACAGAGTTTTTCATCCGGCTGCCGATCAATCATGTAAGGGAGAAAGAGTAGACGATGCTTTTTTACGTAGTCGATGA
- a CDS encoding transposase yields the protein MYILQESLFSFEELQKLESKERLPIFFSALDLRPYAKELRSRSPRGADGHCRQGILRALLAAPLENISTFTGLHRRLDMDLRFRYRCGLRLDRKAPSVATLSRVFAELTSKDLVKRLFEDLVTRCKQEGIVDGSHVAIDSAAIHAYEKKQPKRKSELTGNANWGAKFDSFGNKVKWFGYKLHLAVDTKSELPMALAVTPAHVHDGDMAPDLMEQVAAKTKVSFFVLDAGYDQLKNYEAARNLKAQAIIPMNLRNEKEPPAGMTSNGTPCCSMGFPMTYWGADGDVLKFRCPHATGKVDCPLGMAACSSSNYGMVVKVDTTSDLRRYSTPHRESKRWKELYNERTSVERCNSRLKTYLTADAMHVWGIQKVTTHQYLNAIVLLASALAMVKHSSKAAA from the coding sequence TTGTATATTCTTCAAGAAAGTCTGTTTTCCTTCGAGGAACTGCAAAAACTTGAATCCAAAGAACGATTGCCTATCTTTTTCAGCGCTCTTGACCTACGTCCTTACGCCAAAGAACTGAGAAGCCGTTCCCCCCGAGGCGCTGACGGTCACTGCAGACAAGGAATCCTTCGGGCTTTGCTTGCAGCTCCGCTTGAGAATATCAGTACGTTCACTGGCCTACATCGCCGGCTGGATATGGATCTTCGTTTTCGCTATCGATGCGGACTTCGGCTTGATCGGAAAGCTCCTTCCGTGGCAACGTTGAGCCGCGTCTTTGCCGAGCTTACGAGCAAAGACCTGGTCAAGCGACTTTTTGAGGATCTGGTCACACGCTGCAAGCAAGAAGGCATCGTCGATGGAAGTCATGTGGCCATCGATAGTGCCGCGATCCATGCCTACGAGAAGAAACAGCCGAAACGTAAAAGCGAGCTCACAGGCAATGCAAACTGGGGTGCCAAGTTCGACTCCTTCGGCAATAAGGTGAAGTGGTTTGGCTACAAGCTTCATCTCGCCGTCGATACCAAAAGCGAACTGCCGATGGCGCTCGCCGTGACACCGGCTCATGTCCATGACGGCGATATGGCGCCAGATCTGATGGAACAAGTCGCGGCAAAAACCAAAGTCAGCTTCTTTGTCCTCGATGCTGGGTACGACCAACTAAAAAACTATGAGGCTGCCCGGAATTTGAAAGCACAGGCGATCATCCCGATGAATCTTCGCAATGAGAAAGAGCCGCCTGCCGGCATGACATCAAACGGAACGCCTTGCTGCTCCATGGGTTTTCCGATGACCTATTGGGGAGCGGATGGCGATGTTCTGAAATTCCGCTGTCCCCATGCTACAGGCAAGGTAGACTGCCCGCTCGGAATGGCCGCTTGTTCGTCTTCCAATTATGGGATGGTCGTTAAGGTGGATACAACCAGTGATCTGCGCCGCTACTCCACACCGCATCGGGAGAGCAAGCGTTGGAAAGAACTGTACAACGAAAGAACTAGCGTGGAACGATGCAATTCCCGCTTGAAAACCTATCTAACAGCCGATGCGATGCACGTTTGGGGAATTCAGAAAGTCACAACGCACCAGTACCTTAACGCCATTGTATTGCTGGCTTCTGCACTAGCCATGGTTAAGCATTCAAGCAAAGCCGCAGCTTAA
- a CDS encoding glutaminase, whose product MDELEQWVAYHRLQAAEGKCASYIPALRRADPTQLGICMIEPSGHKITAGDWEVPFTMQSISKVVSFIAACCHHGISYVLDRVDVEPTGDAFNSIIRLEMHKPGKPFNPMINAGAITVSSLLPGDTPEQKLDYLYKIFQKITATAPVVNEEVFVSEWMTSHRNRALSHYLKDTGYLDCEVEEALEVYLKQCSIQVNTEQIALIGLILALDGYHPLRGEQILPKQVVRLAKALMLTCGMYDASGKFAAYVGLPAKSGVSGGIMTLVPPTLKRESPFPDGCGIGIFGPAIDSCGNSVAGVSLLKQLAHEWDVSIF is encoded by the coding sequence ATGGACGAACTGGAACAATGGGTCGCCTACCATCGCCTGCAGGCGGCAGAAGGAAAGTGCGCAAGCTATATTCCGGCCCTGCGGCGAGCAGACCCGACACAGCTCGGCATCTGCATGATCGAGCCTTCCGGGCACAAGATTACGGCGGGTGACTGGGAAGTGCCGTTCACGATGCAAAGCATTTCCAAAGTCGTCAGCTTCATCGCTGCCTGCTGCCACCACGGGATTAGCTACGTACTGGATCGCGTCGATGTGGAGCCGACTGGCGATGCGTTCAACTCGATCATCCGGCTGGAGATGCACAAGCCGGGCAAGCCGTTCAACCCGATGATTAACGCGGGCGCGATCACGGTATCTTCGCTTTTGCCAGGGGATACACCCGAACAGAAACTGGACTATTTATACAAAATTTTCCAAAAGATTACAGCTACAGCCCCTGTCGTAAACGAAGAAGTGTTCGTCTCCGAGTGGATGACGTCGCATCGCAACCGTGCGCTGTCCCACTATTTGAAAGATACGGGTTACCTCGATTGCGAGGTCGAGGAAGCGCTGGAGGTGTACTTGAAGCAGTGTTCCATCCAGGTCAACACGGAGCAGATTGCGCTGATCGGGCTGATTCTCGCGCTCGACGGCTACCATCCGCTGCGCGGCGAGCAAATTTTGCCCAAGCAAGTCGTGCGGCTGGCAAAAGCGCTCATGCTGACGTGCGGCATGTACGACGCTTCCGGAAAATTCGCTGCCTACGTCGGACTTCCGGCCAAGAGCGGCGTGTCCGGCGGCATTATGACCTTGGTTCCTCCCACCCTGAAACGAGAGTCCCCTTTTCCCGACGGCTGCGGCATCGGTATTTTTGGCCCTGCGATTGACTCGTGCGGCAACAGCGTGGCAGGCGTGTCGCTGCTGAAGCAGCTCGCGCACGAGTGGGATGTCAGTATTTTTTAA